From Azospirillum baldaniorum, the proteins below share one genomic window:
- a CDS encoding BON domain-containing protein, which produces MRSDSDVKRDVEFEIRWTPALDPTDIGVAVKNGVVTLTGFVRSYLEKFEAEKAVKRVSGVVGVANDLEVRIPSGEERPDPEIARDAVAAIKSWLPLSWESIKVIVKSAWVTLEGTVEWNYQRESAEKAVRQVRGVKGVTNLITLKPQVAPSEIKQKIEQAFRRSAEVDANRITVEANGSEIVLKGTVRSWAERQEAERAAWAAPGVTKVENRIVISP; this is translated from the coding sequence ATGAGGAGCGACAGCGACGTCAAGCGGGATGTGGAATTCGAAATCCGCTGGACCCCGGCCCTCGATCCGACGGACATCGGGGTGGCGGTGAAGAACGGTGTCGTCACGCTGACCGGTTTCGTCCGCAGCTACCTCGAGAAGTTCGAAGCCGAGAAGGCGGTGAAGCGCGTGTCCGGCGTCGTTGGGGTGGCGAACGATCTCGAGGTGCGCATTCCCAGCGGCGAGGAGCGGCCGGATCCCGAGATCGCGCGCGACGCCGTCGCGGCGATCAAGAGCTGGCTGCCGCTGTCCTGGGAAAGCATCAAGGTCATCGTCAAGTCCGCCTGGGTGACGCTGGAAGGCACGGTCGAATGGAACTATCAGCGCGAGAGCGCCGAGAAGGCGGTCCGCCAAGTGCGCGGGGTCAAGGGCGTCACCAACCTGATCACCCTGAAGCCCCAGGTCGCCCCCTCCGAGATCAAGCAGAAGATCGAGCAGGCGTTCCGGCGCAGCGCCGAGGTCGACGCGAACCGCATCACCGTCGAGGCCAACGGCAGCGAGATCGTCCTGAAGGGCACCGTCCGGTCCTGGGCGGAACGGCAGGAGGCCGAACGGGCCGCCTGGGCGGCGCCCGGCGTCACCAAGGTTGAGAACCGGATCGTCATCAGTCCGTGA
- a CDS encoding universal stress protein yields the protein MSIKDILIHVDPAPVSDGRLHLAADLARRYGAHMIGVGLGDTTAEGIFRTTLQGENLAGEWRPTTGTEESLASFVTCHARAADLVVLGQYASDLGMVLDSPEDVILACGRPVLMVPCAGHFERVGVTVLIAWNGGRESMRALHDTLPLLTMAAGVTVLSVDPDPDEDWGTDDVVQHLVRHGLNAKAETQSLIDLTPSEAVLSRTADLGADLIVMGAYGHSWMREVILGGMTQEILSTMTVPILMAH from the coding sequence ATGTCCATCAAAGACATTCTCATCCATGTCGACCCTGCTCCGGTCAGCGATGGCCGCCTCCACCTCGCCGCCGATCTTGCGCGCCGGTACGGGGCGCACATGATCGGTGTGGGCTTGGGGGACACCACCGCGGAAGGGATTTTCCGGACGACGCTGCAAGGGGAGAACTTGGCGGGCGAGTGGCGTCCGACGACGGGGACAGAGGAGTCGCTGGCGTCTTTCGTCACCTGCCATGCCCGCGCCGCTGATCTCGTCGTGCTCGGGCAGTACGCCTCCGATCTGGGCATGGTCCTGGATTCCCCGGAGGATGTGATCCTCGCCTGCGGCCGTCCCGTGCTGATGGTGCCCTGCGCCGGTCACTTTGAGCGGGTTGGCGTCACCGTTCTGATTGCCTGGAACGGCGGCCGGGAGTCCATGCGCGCCCTGCACGACACGCTGCCGCTTCTGACCATGGCGGCGGGGGTGACCGTCCTGTCCGTCGATCCGGACCCCGACGAGGACTGGGGCACCGACGACGTGGTGCAGCATCTCGTCCGTCATGGCCTGAACGCCAAGGCCGAAACGCAGTCGCTGATCGACCTCACCCCGTCCGAAGCGGTGTTGTCCCGTACGGCCGACCTCGGAGCCGATCTCATAGTCATGGGCGCCTACGGACACTCGTGGATGCGCGAGGTGATCCTCGGCGGGATGACGCAGGAAATCTTGTCGACCATGACCGTTCCGATCCTGATGGCACATTGA
- a CDS encoding phosphate-starvation-inducible PsiE family protein — MVASSEIFGKTRRAWDALTFYQRFEQIVCLILTFLIAVIIAAALWHLTVRIVLLVLLDAVDPANQAVFQNVFGMIMTVLIALEFKHSLLGILERRQSVIQVRTVVLIALLALVRKFIIIDATKTEPATLMGLAIAVLALGGVYWMVREQDPRESEADAGDSEPASRFPGE, encoded by the coding sequence ATGGTGGCATCCTCGGAAATCTTCGGGAAAACGCGACGCGCCTGGGACGCCTTGACGTTCTACCAGCGGTTCGAGCAGATCGTCTGCCTGATCCTGACGTTTCTCATCGCCGTCATCATCGCCGCCGCCCTCTGGCACCTCACGGTGCGGATCGTCCTGTTGGTCCTCCTTGACGCTGTGGATCCGGCCAACCAAGCGGTCTTCCAGAACGTCTTCGGCATGATCATGACGGTGCTCATCGCGCTGGAGTTCAAACACTCCCTGCTGGGCATCCTGGAACGCCGGCAGAGCGTCATCCAAGTCCGGACCGTTGTGCTGATCGCGCTTCTGGCGTTGGTGCGCAAGTTCATCATCATCGATGCCACGAAGACCGAACCGGCCACTTTGATGGGGCTGGCCATCGCCGTGCTGGCGCTGGGCGGGGTGTACTGGATGGTGCGCGAGCAGGATCCCCGGGAAAGCGAAGCCGATGCCGGCGATTCCGAACCGGCATCGCGGTTCCCGGGTGAATGA
- a CDS encoding AI-2E family transporter, which yields MRLDIGPYAYRMLVTILFAGFSLFLLRIVDVLLLAFAAVLLAVLLRGLADWIGQRLHLSSGWALALAILILVVAIGGSVWLFGREVSAQVDQLTGILPEAWDKVRKRLQDHAWGRGLLRQIQDLDVRTLSEGVVSNVTSVVMTTLGALGNFLLVVAGSVYLAAQPGLYRDGVVALVPRDAELRTREALDGAGYALGQWLKGQVIAMATIGILTTLGLWLLGVPSALAFGLLAGLAEFVPLVGPIASAIPALLVASSSGLGTTLYVLGLYVLVQQIESNVVTPLVARKLISIPPALTLFAIVAMGLAFGALGLLLASPLTVVLFVLVRKLYVQAALGKGEHAGAVDDRAR from the coding sequence ATGCGCCTGGACATTGGGCCGTATGCCTACCGGATGCTCGTTACAATTCTCTTCGCAGGATTTTCCCTTTTCCTGCTGCGGATCGTCGATGTCCTTCTCCTGGCGTTCGCGGCTGTCCTGCTGGCGGTTCTCCTGCGCGGGCTCGCCGACTGGATCGGACAACGGCTTCACCTGTCCTCGGGGTGGGCGCTGGCTCTCGCCATCCTGATCCTGGTCGTCGCGATCGGCGGGAGCGTCTGGCTTTTCGGCCGGGAGGTGTCCGCCCAGGTCGACCAGTTGACGGGGATCCTTCCGGAGGCCTGGGACAAGGTGCGGAAGCGCCTGCAGGACCACGCCTGGGGACGGGGGCTGCTCCGGCAAATCCAGGACCTGGACGTCCGCACGCTGTCTGAGGGCGTCGTCAGCAACGTCACGTCCGTCGTGATGACGACGCTCGGCGCCCTTGGCAACTTTCTGCTGGTCGTGGCCGGCAGCGTCTACCTTGCCGCGCAGCCGGGGCTCTACCGCGACGGCGTGGTCGCCCTCGTCCCGCGCGATGCCGAACTTCGGACACGGGAAGCCCTTGACGGCGCAGGATACGCGCTGGGCCAGTGGCTCAAGGGGCAGGTGATCGCGATGGCGACCATCGGGATCCTGACCACGCTCGGCCTCTGGCTTCTCGGCGTCCCATCGGCGCTTGCGTTTGGCCTGCTCGCCGGACTGGCGGAGTTCGTTCCCCTCGTGGGGCCGATCGCTTCGGCGATTCCGGCCCTGCTGGTCGCCTCGTCCTCGGGGCTGGGCACGACGCTCTATGTTCTGGGGCTGTACGTTCTCGTCCAGCAGATCGAGAGCAATGTGGTAACGCCCCTGGTCGCGCGGAAACTGATCTCCATCCCGCCCGCGCTCACCCTGTTCGCCATCGTCGCCATGGGGCTGGCCTTCGGGGCCCTGGGCTTGCTGCTGGCCTCGCCGCTGACGGTGGTCCTCTTCGTGTTGGTCCGCAAGCTCTACGTCCAAGCCGCGCTCGGCAAGGGCGAGCACGCCGGCGCGGTGGACGACCGCGCCCGCTAA
- a CDS encoding Mu transposase C-terminal domain-containing protein, with protein sequence MPRPVKVPHVGGHIERLIGRLMGEVHLLSGTTFSDPRQRGEYDAEGRARITQSEFEWWLALQIVGIYHASEHRQLLRPPLAVWEEAIAALPLHRRREPPANDDPLLLDFLPFRTPAVGGQTIQLFNLVYHDPILKHWQVRREKPIVRYDKRDMSQVWVFDDAADRYWPISLRDPIPGRISFWEHQQARQALRAQGYLTVFG encoded by the coding sequence GTGCCGCGGCCCGTCAAGGTGCCGCATGTCGGCGGCCACATCGAGCGGCTCATCGGGCGCCTGATGGGTGAGGTGCACCTGCTGTCCGGCACCACCTTCTCCGATCCCCGGCAGCGCGGTGAATATGACGCCGAAGGCCGGGCGCGGATCACCCAGTCGGAGTTCGAGTGGTGGCTGGCGCTGCAGATCGTCGGCATCTACCACGCCAGCGAGCATCGCCAGCTTCTGCGTCCCCCGCTGGCCGTGTGGGAAGAGGCCATCGCCGCTCTCCCGCTCCATCGGCGGCGGGAGCCTCCAGCCAACGACGATCCGTTGCTGCTGGATTTCCTGCCGTTCCGCACCCCGGCCGTCGGTGGACAGACCATCCAGCTGTTCAATCTCGTCTACCACGACCCCATCCTGAAGCACTGGCAGGTCCGCCGGGAGAAGCCGATCGTCCGCTACGACAAGCGGGACATGAGTCAGGTTTGGGTGTTTGACGACGCGGCGGACCGTTACTGGCCGATCAGCCTGAGGGATCCGATTCCCGGCCGGATATCGTTCTGGGAACACCAGCAAGCCCGGCAGGCGCTCCGGGCTCAAGGTTATCTTACTGTGTTTGGTTGA
- a CDS encoding integrase, catalytic region (fragment), producing MATTVQRRVDRLPADLVLRRREGPKAARDKISPHTCRYEVEHPLDVIQIDHTLADVIVLDDIHRQPIGRPWLTLAIDIRTRMVFGFHVTLRAPCECSVAYALEQGIRTKAAWLAARNITAPWPVSGVPKAMHLDNAREFKARGFLWDAGDTGSKRCRGPSRCRMSAATSSGSSGA from the coding sequence ATGGCAACGACAGTCCAGCGGCGCGTCGATCGCCTGCCGGCTGACCTCGTCCTCAGGCGGCGCGAAGGTCCCAAGGCCGCCCGCGACAAGATTAGCCCTCACACCTGCCGCTATGAGGTCGAGCATCCGCTCGACGTGATTCAGATCGACCATACGCTGGCTGACGTCATCGTTCTCGACGACATTCATCGTCAGCCCATCGGCCGGCCGTGGCTGACCCTGGCCATCGACATCCGGACCCGGATGGTCTTCGGCTTCCACGTCACACTGCGCGCGCCCTGCGAATGCAGCGTCGCCTACGCCCTCGAACAGGGCATCCGGACAAAGGCAGCCTGGCTCGCGGCGCGCAACATCACGGCACCTTGGCCGGTGTCCGGGGTTCCGAAGGCGATGCATCTCGACAACGCGCGGGAGTTCAAGGCCCGAGGCTTTCTCTGGGATGCCGGCGACACGGGATCGAAACGGTGCCGCGGCCCGTCAAGGTGCCGCATGTCGGCGGCCACATCGAGCGGCTCATCGGGCGCCTGA
- a CDS encoding universal stress protein → MDMDPLSTWKCAPQLTGGPLGAPSLGVAVIRRRQRIMAQCNRCALMAFNNFAIVEEKPADVDGRQGQAAVPVHAENDAGSHVPGAGSPTSREAAMIKVAMVRLDGTVGDDVRLTAAEDMAKLFDACIVGLFLNILTPLPTVEGADAEFWARLMQQAQKAGDTTEAMLRHRLAEVNGPAELRRFDLFAGDVATVATREARTADAFVTLRLGAADSSGPTEGLDEGVLFGSGRHLFVATGQKPFHNGFDHAIVAWNGSREATRTMAEALPYLHESRAVTVIVVDREPPGQNATAGADAVAYLKHHGIEAQLHRAADLGGVSAALIQEAGRLGADLIVMGGYGHSRLREWLLGGTTYRLLRDAPAPLVIAH, encoded by the coding sequence ATGGACATGGACCCTCTCTCGACCTGGAAATGCGCCCCTCAGCTCACCGGAGGTCCGCTCGGCGCGCCGAGCCTCGGCGTGGCGGTCATCCGGCGTCGGCAGCGGATTATGGCGCAGTGCAACCGTTGCGCGTTGATGGCCTTCAACAATTTCGCGATTGTAGAAGAAAAACCGGCCGATGTTGACGGCCGTCAAGGACAGGCTGCCGTACCTGTGCATGCTGAAAACGACGCCGGCAGTCATGTTCCGGGTGCCGGCTCACCGACAAGCCGGGAGGCCGCGATGATCAAGGTGGCGATGGTCCGTCTTGACGGAACGGTCGGCGACGATGTCCGCCTCACCGCTGCCGAAGACATGGCCAAACTCTTCGACGCTTGCATCGTCGGTCTGTTCCTCAACATCCTGACGCCCCTGCCGACCGTGGAAGGTGCCGATGCCGAGTTCTGGGCTCGGTTGATGCAACAGGCACAGAAGGCCGGTGACACGACGGAAGCGATGCTCCGGCACCGTCTGGCCGAGGTGAACGGACCGGCCGAGTTGCGCCGGTTCGATCTCTTCGCCGGCGATGTCGCGACGGTCGCCACCCGGGAGGCGCGCACGGCCGATGCTTTCGTGACCCTGCGCTTGGGCGCGGCCGATTCTTCCGGGCCAACCGAAGGCCTGGACGAAGGCGTTCTCTTCGGTTCCGGGCGGCACCTGTTCGTGGCCACGGGCCAGAAGCCGTTTCACAACGGCTTCGATCACGCCATCGTCGCCTGGAACGGCAGCCGGGAAGCCACGCGCACCATGGCCGAGGCCTTGCCGTATCTGCACGAGTCGCGGGCTGTGACCGTCATCGTCGTCGACCGGGAGCCGCCCGGCCAGAACGCCACGGCCGGAGCCGACGCCGTCGCCTACCTCAAGCACCACGGCATCGAAGCCCAGTTGCATCGCGCCGCAGACCTCGGCGGCGTCTCGGCGGCCCTGATCCAGGAAGCGGGAAGACTGGGGGCGGACCTCATAGTCATGGGCGGCTACGGCCACTCGCGTCTGCGCGAGTGGCTGCTTGGCGGCACCACCTACCGTCTCCTGCGCGATGCCCCGGCGCCGCTGGTGATCGCCCATTAA